TTGCGAAGGGCGCTTGACCTTGACACCAGTGTCAGGTGCTACGGTTTTTCCCATCGAGGCAGGAATGAACATCGGACAGCTTTCCAGACTGTCGGGCGCGAGTGCTCGCTCGATCCGCCATTACGAGAAGGCGGGACTGCTCGTCTCGAGCCGCCGGAGCAATGGCTACCGTGAGTTCGGTCCCGAGGCCGTGCTCCGGGTCCAGCACATCGCCCGCATGATCCGTCTGGGTTTCTCCCTCGAGGAGATCGCCACCTTCTCC
This sequence is a window from Cystobacter ferrugineus. Protein-coding genes within it:
- a CDS encoding MerR family transcriptional regulator — translated: MNIGQLSRLSGASARSIRHYEKAGLLVSSRRSNGYREFGPEAVLRVQHIARMIRLGFSLEEIATFSPCMFRSESAVICPDALAAHQEKLADIERQIAELESRRARLIETLSHAAPASIPWRRVASARRG